In the genome of Coraliomargarita algicola, one region contains:
- a CDS encoding FAD-dependent oxidoreductase, with amino-acid sequence MESYDIIIMGGGPSGAQAGIAAARAGKRVLVVEKHGFLGGSLTAMGVGPMMSFHNPAGEQVVVGQAEELIQRLMQKNASPGHIPDSVTYCSTVTPFDSEALKVELESMLLEAGGELLYHTHFAGTEKDADGNICALTLCNKAGLQRYEAKVFVDATGDGDLSAALGAKFALGRPEDNALQPMTMNLKVGNVDMEAVRQSVFEDPDNFEFDLGAEEGLRRLKVTPRVSLKAYTKTWKAAKERGEVDVPREFVLFFETSTPGVVIVNTSRIQGLDGTNPHDLSKAEVIGRKQNLQIFHFLKTHCKGFEHAIQMDGAAQIGIRETRRIEGLYTLTAEDVLNETNFPDPIALGGYPIDIHSPDKVETNSNHLADDTQYQIPMRCLLPQQTNNLIVAGRCISATHEAMAAFRVSPIAMAIGQAAGTMAAVAVEQACPTHAIPYADVREQLLKGGAKLPSA; translated from the coding sequence ATGGAATCATACGATATTATCATCATGGGCGGAGGCCCCTCTGGAGCACAAGCGGGCATCGCTGCCGCACGCGCAGGAAAGCGCGTATTGGTCGTCGAAAAACACGGTTTTCTCGGCGGCTCACTAACCGCAATGGGCGTCGGCCCAATGATGAGTTTTCACAACCCAGCGGGTGAGCAAGTCGTCGTCGGTCAGGCGGAAGAACTAATTCAACGACTGATGCAAAAGAATGCGAGTCCCGGACACATTCCAGACAGCGTCACCTACTGCAGCACCGTCACGCCCTTCGACAGTGAAGCTTTGAAAGTCGAGCTGGAATCCATGCTGCTCGAAGCTGGTGGTGAACTACTCTACCACACTCACTTTGCCGGCACTGAAAAGGATGCCGATGGCAATATATGTGCCCTCACCCTCTGCAACAAGGCAGGCTTACAACGCTACGAAGCCAAAGTCTTCGTCGACGCAACCGGCGACGGCGATTTGTCCGCCGCGCTCGGAGCTAAGTTTGCTCTGGGGCGCCCGGAAGACAATGCCTTGCAGCCAATGACCATGAATCTAAAGGTCGGCAATGTGGACATGGAGGCGGTGCGCCAAAGCGTCTTTGAAGATCCCGACAATTTCGAATTTGATCTGGGTGCCGAAGAAGGCCTGCGACGGCTCAAAGTCACCCCACGCGTCAGTCTCAAGGCCTACACGAAGACTTGGAAAGCGGCTAAAGAGCGCGGCGAGGTGGACGTGCCCCGGGAGTTTGTTTTGTTTTTCGAAACCTCAACCCCGGGCGTCGTCATCGTCAACACATCACGAATACAAGGCCTGGATGGCACGAACCCTCACGATCTCAGCAAGGCCGAGGTCATCGGCCGCAAACAAAACTTGCAGATTTTTCACTTCCTGAAAACGCACTGCAAGGGCTTTGAGCATGCCATCCAAATGGACGGCGCAGCACAAATCGGCATCCGAGAGACGCGACGCATCGAAGGCCTCTATACGCTCACCGCAGAGGACGTGCTGAATGAAACCAATTTCCCCGACCCGATTGCACTGGGTGGCTACCCGATCGACATACATTCGCCCGACAAGGTGGAGACCAATTCCAACCACTTGGCCGACGACACCCAATATCAAATACCGATGCGCTGCCTGCTGCCTCAGCAAACCAATAATTTGATTGTGGCAGGGCGCTGCATCAGTGCCACCCACGAAGCCATGGCCGCATTCCGTGTCAGCCCCATCGCGATGGCCATCGGCCAAGCCGCTGGAACGATGGCAGCCGTCGCGGTCGAGCAAGCCTGCCCGACGCATGCAATCCCCTACGCGGATGTGCGGGAGCAATTACTCAAAGGCGGCGCCAAACTGCCGAGCGCATAA
- a CDS encoding sodium:solute symporter family protein, with translation MLTEYITLGVYLAVLLALGAYFKKFTNNLSDFVRGGAQGRWWLIGTSILMSAISAFTFTGNASAAFEGGPSLLVIYIANCAGFACGGLFLGRWMRQTRAYTSADVVRKRFGVPVEQFNAYFGVVMYPITAAIQLYALSLFASTVLGLPLIPILITIAIIVTFYSTSGGKWAVMATDFVQAMVMISITLLVCFLSLRAIGGFSEFFSYFKDPRFAEDFKFIKDAGTFDGDRYTLKWAIVIFFIQVNAQISLSSAGRYITARDGKEAAKASWLGFALMAIGSAVWFIPPMIARFLFEAEILGSGIDKPAESAYAYIAMELLPNGLLGMMIAAMFAATMSSMDTGLNSQVGMIARNIIPRIRTMLGREHALSPKQEMRICHIATVCLGILITLYAMFFVFYDEVTLFDVSLMIAAVIGVPLSFPLFLGLWLRKLPKWSFFPIFAACTIPSLYTFIDSKFFGNPWTVQDKAMWIMTFGIAAGLICRLLAKHSSQQSTVELEAFFEEMDRPINYQEEIGESAIDYEQYFIIAKALFFVGALITLILLLPNDFFNRLCVLFIAGFVFTIGALLWWGGTRAKAIVQKNQSTQKQAVADNEAATLKP, from the coding sequence ATGTTAACGGAATATATCACACTCGGCGTTTATCTCGCAGTTCTACTGGCACTGGGTGCTTATTTTAAGAAGTTCACCAACAACTTGAGTGACTTCGTACGTGGGGGCGCCCAAGGGCGCTGGTGGCTGATCGGCACCAGTATCTTAATGTCGGCGATCAGCGCATTCACCTTCACGGGAAATGCGTCTGCGGCATTCGAAGGCGGTCCGTCATTACTCGTAATCTATATTGCCAACTGTGCAGGCTTTGCTTGCGGTGGCCTCTTCCTCGGCCGTTGGATGCGCCAAACGCGGGCCTACACCAGCGCGGATGTGGTGCGTAAACGCTTTGGCGTTCCTGTTGAACAATTCAACGCCTACTTCGGCGTCGTCATGTATCCCATCACGGCTGCCATCCAGTTGTATGCTCTCTCGCTCTTTGCCAGCACGGTATTAGGCCTGCCTTTGATTCCGATTCTAATCACGATCGCGATCATCGTAACCTTCTACTCCACCTCCGGGGGCAAGTGGGCGGTGATGGCCACTGACTTTGTGCAGGCCATGGTCATGATTTCCATCACCCTGCTTGTTTGCTTTCTCTCGCTGCGTGCTATCGGAGGGTTTTCAGAGTTCTTTAGCTACTTCAAGGATCCGCGCTTCGCTGAGGATTTTAAATTCATCAAAGATGCCGGCACTTTTGACGGCGATCGCTACACCCTCAAGTGGGCCATCGTCATCTTTTTTATTCAGGTCAATGCGCAGATCAGTCTGTCCTCAGCTGGCCGCTACATTACCGCACGCGATGGTAAAGAAGCTGCCAAAGCATCCTGGTTGGGCTTTGCACTGATGGCGATCGGTAGCGCCGTCTGGTTTATCCCGCCGATGATTGCTCGCTTCCTCTTCGAAGCGGAGATTCTCGGTTCCGGTATCGATAAGCCCGCAGAAAGTGCCTACGCTTACATCGCCATGGAACTGCTGCCCAATGGCCTGCTCGGCATGATGATTGCCGCCATGTTTGCCGCGACCATGAGTAGTATGGATACGGGGCTCAACAGCCAGGTAGGGATGATTGCCCGCAACATTATTCCACGCATTCGCACAATGCTGGGGCGGGAACATGCGCTCAGTCCCAAACAAGAAATGCGGATCTGTCATATCGCGACCGTGTGTCTCGGCATCTTGATCACGCTGTATGCCATGTTCTTTGTCTTCTACGATGAAGTGACGCTCTTTGATGTTAGCCTGATGATTGCAGCGGTCATTGGAGTGCCGCTCTCCTTCCCTCTCTTTTTAGGACTGTGGCTGCGCAAATTGCCGAAATGGTCTTTCTTCCCCATTTTTGCGGCCTGCACGATTCCGTCGCTCTACACCTTCATTGACAGTAAGTTTTTTGGTAATCCATGGACCGTCCAGGACAAAGCGATGTGGATTATGACCTTCGGCATCGCAGCGGGCTTAATCTGCCGATTATTGGCAAAGCATAGCAGCCAGCAATCAACAGTCGAACTCGAAGCTTTCTTCGAAGAAATGGACCGGCCGATCAATTATCAAGAGGAGATCGGCGAGTCCGCGATCGATTACGAACAGTATTTTATCATCGCCAAAGCGCTCTTCTTCGTGGGGGCACTGATTACACTCATCCTGCTACTGCCCAACGACTTTTTTAACCGGCTCTGTGTCCTATTCATCGCCGGATTCGTCTTCACAATTGGAGCTCTACTCTGGTGGGGAGGCACACGCGCCAAAGCGATCGTTCAAAAGAATCAATCAACACAAAAACAAGCAGTGGCAGACAATGAGGCTGCCACGCTCAAGCCATAG